A single region of the Echinimonas agarilytica genome encodes:
- a CDS encoding flagellin, producing MNDSGNIDLISESGDDIGIANLGDTTFDLESYEYDGVTKGVGAATLSAYGAVNAAGVVKIDGSSAYTLESSDATTLIGSNAAAGTGPEELFGAAAATNVSALNDVADIDVSTAKGAQDALSVIDGALTFIDSSRAELGAVQNRLNSTISNLDNIVENASASRSRIRDTDFAKETTELTKNQILQQASTSILAQAQQLPQAALSLLG from the coding sequence GTGAACGACTCGGGCAACATTGATTTAATCAGTGAATCTGGCGACGATATTGGCATTGCCAACCTGGGCGATACAACATTCGATTTGGAAAGCTATGAGTACGATGGTGTTACTAAAGGTGTAGGTGCAGCAACCTTGAGCGCATATGGTGCGGTCAACGCGGCAGGTGTTGTTAAAATTGACGGCTCTTCTGCATATACCTTAGAAAGTAGCGATGCAACAACATTGATTGGTTCAAACGCTGCAGCTGGTACTGGCCCTGAAGAGTTGTTTGGCGCCGCTGCTGCAACTAATGTCTCGGCGTTGAATGATGTTGCAGATATTGATGTATCAACAGCGAAAGGTGCACAAGATGCATTGTCTGTTATCGATGGCGCCCTGACCTTCATTGATAGTTCTCGTGCGGAGCTTGGTGCGGTTCAAAACCGTCTGAACTCAACGATTTCTAATTTAGATAACATTGTTGAGAACGCATCTGCATCACGTAGCCGTATTCGTGACACTGATTTTGCCAAAGAGACAACTGAATTGACTAAGAACCAGATCTTGCAGCAAGCAAGTACATCTATCTTGGCTCAAGCACAGCAGTTACCTCAGGCAGCATTAAGTCTCTTGGGTTAA
- a CDS encoding flagellar protein FlaG, which produces MAIEANVATEVVAALTGAQSNSTTGTAQHDLTASEIAEQKAVAASEKIQEAGQNAENLTPEQLEVVVQQLQDFVSTLNRGIAFQVDDESGKDVIKVTNRDTGELVRQIPSEEVLLLAARLSEATGLLVNTEV; this is translated from the coding sequence ATGGCAATTGAAGCAAATGTAGCAACAGAAGTTGTGGCTGCCCTAACTGGTGCACAATCCAATAGCACGACGGGGACAGCTCAGCACGATCTGACTGCTTCTGAAATTGCAGAGCAAAAAGCTGTTGCGGCCAGTGAGAAAATTCAAGAAGCAGGACAAAATGCTGAAAATCTTACGCCTGAGCAACTCGAAGTAGTGGTACAACAATTGCAAGATTTTGTGTCCACACTTAATCGAGGAATAGCGTTTCAGGTGGACGATGAGTCAGGTAAAGATGTAATCAAGGTAACAAACCGGGATACCGGAGAGTTGGTGCGGCAAATTCCTTCCGAAGAAGTGCTACTTCTTGCCGCAAGGTTATCAGAAGCAACCGGACTGCTTGTAAACACTGAAGTGTAA